One Dialister invisus DSM 15470 genomic region harbors:
- a CDS encoding trimeric intracellular cation channel family protein, translated as MSLTWAVFEILGTVAFAFSGAAVGLARGMDVFGIALLSVVTAVGGGILRDVLAGIFPPFALRGPDGIIFALMTAAAVCIGFRHFHIPRRGRKLVLFAYRVSDTAGLAAFTVTGAMTAIDSYPGYRYVLPVLLGLITAVGGGILRDVLAQKVPVVLYEDVYAMASVVGGIVICVLYPLTGIVYASWGGFGAVLLLRVCAIIFGWRLYHPVRIHGGGERE; from the coding sequence ATGTCTTTAACGTGGGCGGTTTTTGAAATACTGGGGACTGTGGCATTTGCTTTTTCCGGAGCGGCTGTAGGACTGGCAAGGGGAATGGATGTTTTCGGCATTGCGCTCTTGTCTGTGGTGACGGCAGTGGGAGGCGGTATCCTCCGCGATGTGCTGGCGGGTATATTTCCGCCTTTTGCCCTGCGCGGGCCGGATGGGATCATATTTGCCCTCATGACGGCGGCAGCGGTGTGTATCGGTTTCCGGCATTTCCATATACCCCGCCGGGGACGGAAACTTGTCCTTTTTGCTTATCGTGTTTCCGATACGGCAGGTCTTGCCGCTTTCACGGTGACCGGCGCGATGACGGCGATTGACAGTTATCCCGGCTACCGGTATGTGCTTCCCGTTCTGCTTGGGCTCATTACGGCGGTGGGAGGCGGTATTCTCCGTGACGTGCTGGCGCAGAAAGTCCCGGTGGTGTTGTATGAAGATGTGTATGCCATGGCTTCGGTCGTCGGAGGTATCGTTATATGCGTCCTGTATCCGCTCACGGGGATTGTATATGCGTCATGGGGCGGATTTGGCGCGGTTCTTCTTCTCCGTGTCTGCGCAATCATTTTCGGGTGGAGGCTCTATCATCCCGTAAGGATACACGGCGGCGGGGAGCGGGAATAA
- a CDS encoding ABC transporter substrate-binding protein: MKKWMAVTGCILLLSGCAADPEQEKSGIPITNIQVENYFNLGENVQYFSKVPSRVLVIGASQTETLLDMGVEDSILWAVKYEDDKKYPIKDCNQAAFQRLNFLPRQQVTMERVLNLAPDLIISEESWFSKNRLGSTEYWNAKGIHTLVSLNTTGPAKTNQPETVEKEIKYIRDLGAVYHKEEQAEKIVTATRVRFEEVRQKVKGQKPPKVMILDLLSSTISYGRNKIAGDIASKLGGIVPNTTAAVSDELIIKENPDIVFVITYDDAETRLARLRNKKAFSHLNFVRSGRIYEMPLKYAYGPMTRVIDSAGYMAGLMYPGQFDFPKEYDFHPHD, translated from the coding sequence ATGAAGAAATGGATGGCGGTTACAGGCTGCATACTCCTTTTGTCAGGCTGCGCAGCAGATCCGGAGCAGGAAAAATCAGGGATACCCATTACCAATATTCAAGTGGAAAACTACTTTAACTTAGGCGAGAATGTGCAGTATTTTTCAAAAGTACCTTCCCGTGTATTGGTCATCGGGGCATCACAGACGGAGACACTTTTGGATATGGGTGTGGAAGATTCAATCCTGTGGGCGGTGAAATACGAAGATGATAAGAAGTATCCGATCAAAGACTGCAACCAGGCTGCTTTTCAGCGATTGAATTTCCTGCCGCGGCAGCAAGTGACGATGGAACGTGTACTGAATCTCGCGCCGGATTTGATTATTTCAGAAGAATCGTGGTTTTCAAAAAATCGTTTGGGAAGCACAGAGTATTGGAACGCAAAAGGTATCCATACTTTGGTGTCTCTGAATACAACCGGACCAGCCAAAACAAATCAGCCGGAAACCGTGGAGAAAGAAATAAAATACATCCGAGATTTGGGAGCGGTTTACCATAAAGAAGAGCAAGCGGAAAAGATTGTAACGGCAACGAGGGTGCGGTTTGAAGAAGTCCGGCAAAAAGTAAAAGGGCAAAAACCGCCGAAAGTCATGATTCTGGACTTGCTTTCCTCGACGATTTCCTATGGAAGAAATAAAATCGCCGGAGACATTGCGTCAAAACTTGGGGGCATTGTCCCGAATACAACTGCCGCTGTCAGCGATGAATTGATTATAAAAGAAAATCCGGACATTGTTTTTGTTATTACTTATGATGATGCGGAAACACGCCTGGCGCGTCTCAGAAATAAAAAAGCTTTCAGTCATCTGAATTTTGTCCGCAGCGGCCGGATTTATGAAATGCCCTTGAAGTACGCTTACGGCCCGATGACAAGGGTCATCGATTCGGCAGGATATATGGCGGGGCTGATGTACCCGGGGCAGTTTGATTTCCCTAAAGAATACGATTTTCACCCCCACGATTAA
- a CDS encoding TonB-dependent receptor, with the protein MKKKLLAIAVAAAAGAALCGITADAAVYQLDEIIVNGDKYTDDTIMPGGKTDRRIHFGLYGNMDLMDVPANIASYTEKTIKQNYIPARTFMNTVTNNPSIMVGGASTNNNVELQIRGSAFNTHDMTMDGLPGMMAMGIIPMNWVEKIDVVTGPNIVLSGTGINQSVSGYINFVPKIAKDKPILAISETYSSHRLFNHAIDWGQRFGDDHRYGIRINAERYSGTTSFSNETLHGNDLYIHFDQRTKSSNTSVMYGHDHVINHGMPEVLNVINNWGGTVTKLPDPSKVVENFMPTWSDLSHQRHVYTLSHEQQLNGHVTFYLKGGYEKLSWPGYYDQKPVLLNDAGDYNFGKWGFGSAQDSKWSRRSLTTGFLFNIDTPSVSHKINFGFEMLSNGWYYMNASAKRSKPEGNIYTGIWKVNDGAPMLSSGPWYISSRKINRSLILTDTISAMDGNLRVILGARRQNIQTKSFSTSGALTKKYDKTKTSPTVGVLYKLTPTLSVYGNYSEGLTTLSIPSGTKNEKEVLPPVQTKQYEFGLKKDFKDWVTTLSFFHIKQPTGITNSDNYYVLDGETRNRGVEWNISGKVSSNLTLTGGLMLLDAKYKRTQNGANDGNRVHGTPKLNATLALNWDTPVKGLSINGRVVHFGKSYADTGNKVNVSSWTRFDLGATYDTELAKIPTTFSFNAYNLFDRKYWSTATTVWADGMVMLNPGRTYILSATMHF; encoded by the coding sequence ATGAAAAAGAAACTGTTGGCTATTGCCGTTGCTGCGGCTGCCGGTGCGGCTTTATGCGGGATTACCGCTGATGCTGCTGTTTATCAATTGGATGAAATCATCGTGAATGGGGATAAGTATACCGATGATACCATTATGCCCGGGGGCAAGACGGACCGCCGTATCCACTTCGGCCTGTATGGGAATATGGATCTCATGGACGTTCCGGCCAATATTGCTTCTTATACAGAAAAGACGATTAAGCAGAACTATATTCCTGCCCGTACGTTCATGAATACGGTGACCAATAATCCGTCCATCATGGTCGGCGGTGCTTCTACCAATAATAATGTGGAACTTCAAATCCGCGGCAGTGCTTTCAATACCCACGATATGACAATGGATGGACTTCCCGGCATGATGGCCATGGGGATCATTCCCATGAACTGGGTGGAAAAAATTGACGTGGTCACAGGACCGAACATCGTTCTCAGCGGCACCGGCATCAATCAGAGTGTTTCAGGATATATCAATTTTGTTCCTAAAATCGCAAAAGATAAACCGATTCTTGCTATTTCAGAAACATATTCCAGCCACAGACTGTTCAATCATGCCATCGACTGGGGACAGCGTTTCGGCGATGATCATCGTTACGGTATTCGGATCAATGCGGAAAGATACAGCGGAACCACCAGTTTCTCGAATGAGACGCTTCATGGAAACGATCTTTACATTCATTTTGACCAGAGAACAAAATCAAGCAATACGTCCGTCATGTATGGACATGACCATGTCATTAACCATGGTATGCCGGAAGTTTTGAACGTGATTAACAACTGGGGCGGCACCGTGACAAAACTGCCGGATCCGTCAAAAGTGGTTGAAAACTTTATGCCGACATGGTCAGATCTTTCCCACCAGCGCCACGTGTACACGCTTTCCCATGAACAGCAGCTGAATGGACATGTCACTTTCTATCTGAAAGGGGGCTATGAAAAACTGAGCTGGCCGGGCTACTACGATCAGAAACCGGTACTTCTCAATGATGCCGGCGATTACAACTTCGGCAAATGGGGATTTGGGAGTGCCCAGGACAGCAAATGGTCACGCCGCTCCCTCACTACGGGCTTCCTGTTTAACATAGATACACCATCGGTCAGCCACAAAATCAATTTTGGCTTTGAAATGCTTTCCAATGGCTGGTACTATATGAACGCCTCTGCCAAACGTTCGAAGCCTGAAGGAAATATTTATACAGGCATCTGGAAAGTTAATGATGGTGCCCCGATGCTCAGCAGCGGACCGTGGTACATCAGCAGCCGCAAAATTAACCGGAGCCTTATCCTGACAGATACCATCTCCGCGATGGATGGAAACCTCCGTGTCATCTTGGGGGCCCGCCGCCAGAATATCCAGACGAAGTCTTTCAGTACATCAGGCGCTTTGACAAAGAAATACGACAAGACGAAGACATCCCCCACCGTCGGCGTACTGTACAAACTGACACCGACCTTATCGGTGTATGGAAACTATTCGGAAGGACTTACTACCTTGTCCATACCGAGCGGGACGAAGAATGAGAAAGAAGTCCTGCCGCCGGTGCAGACAAAGCAATATGAATTCGGCCTGAAGAAAGACTTTAAAGATTGGGTGACGACGCTGTCCTTCTTCCATATCAAACAGCCGACCGGCATCACCAACTCCGACAACTACTATGTACTGGACGGTGAAACAAGGAACCGCGGCGTGGAATGGAATATTAGCGGCAAAGTTTCTTCAAACTTGACTCTTACCGGCGGCCTCATGCTCCTCGATGCGAAATACAAAAGAACCCAGAATGGTGCCAATGACGGCAACCGTGTTCATGGTACGCCTAAACTGAATGCCACCTTGGCGCTCAATTGGGACACCCCGGTAAAAGGACTCTCTATTAATGGACGTGTTGTCCATTTCGGCAAATCCTATGCGGATACGGGAAATAAAGTGAACGTATCCTCATGGACAAGATTTGATCTGGGCGCCACATACGATACCGAGTTGGCAAAGATACCCACCACCTTCTCCTTCAATGCGTATAACCTGTTTGACAGAAAATACTGGTCGACGGCTACGACCGTGTGGGCGGACGGCATGGTCATGCTGAACCCCGGCCGGACATACATCCTGTCCGCGACGATGCATTTCTGA
- a CDS encoding site-2 protease family protein, translated as MSDFLDWSTLIYRAPALLIAMALHEYAHAYVSDSLGDPTPSMQGRLTANPLVHLDMVGLMLLVICGFGWAKPVEINPNYYKNFRSGVMKVSFAGPGMNLLICFLAECIMLLMMKLGLLTAGQPGHLFLYWIMLYNVWFAFFNLIPVPPLDGSKILEMVLPGKLAFAFHNFSYRYSFLLLLFLVFSGMIGRIINPLAQFYTGTTIRLIASVLQM; from the coding sequence ATGTCTGATTTTCTTGATTGGAGTACTTTGATTTACCGTGCGCCGGCGCTTTTGATTGCCATGGCGCTTCATGAATATGCCCATGCGTATGTATCGGACAGTCTGGGGGATCCCACGCCGTCCATGCAGGGGCGGCTTACGGCGAATCCTCTGGTTCACTTGGATATGGTGGGGCTTATGCTTCTTGTAATCTGCGGTTTCGGCTGGGCAAAACCGGTGGAGATCAATCCGAATTATTATAAGAATTTCAGAAGCGGCGTGATGAAGGTTTCTTTTGCCGGGCCGGGGATGAATCTGCTTATTTGTTTTCTGGCGGAGTGCATTATGCTGCTGATGATGAAGCTCGGGCTTTTAACGGCGGGGCAGCCGGGGCATTTATTTCTTTATTGGATTATGCTGTACAATGTGTGGTTCGCATTTTTTAATTTGATTCCCGTGCCGCCGCTGGACGGCTCCAAAATTTTGGAAATGGTGCTTCCCGGCAAATTGGCTTTTGCGTTCCACAATTTCAGTTACCGTTACAGTTTCCTTCTTTTACTGTTCCTGGTTTTCAGCGGCATGATAGGACGGATTATTAATCCGCTGGCGCAGTTTTATACGGGAACGACGATCCGCCTGATTGCTTCCGTGCTGCAGATGTAA
- a CDS encoding FecCD family ABC transporter permease — MKGKLRTAGWSIVFLALSFLSLSWGTVEITPGEALVYTWQAVLGVESGSISSDVVQYLRLPHFILAFAVGWGLALCGTVMQAVMRNPLADPYLLGISSGAGLGAVIAMALGADAYLGVHGVSMCAFLGAVGISLAILFVASAAGKGDSLTLLLVGFAMNALCSAALSFIIQAMADTHKTKSVQFWLMGNIMADSWTDIGILAGIIAAGSIFFMGQRRILDLMLIGDELSLSMGRNLAVYRKIYILVVAVLVGSIVYVAGMVGFIGLIIPHMVRMAAGSGHKSLIPLAGLAGGCFMAWADVLGRNLINGTELPVGIMAAVCGAPFFAWLLLGGKYGGRP; from the coding sequence ATGAAAGGGAAGCTCCGCACAGCAGGGTGGTCGATTGTGTTTCTTGCACTGTCGTTTCTGTCGCTTAGCTGGGGAACGGTGGAAATTACGCCGGGGGAAGCGCTGGTCTATACATGGCAGGCAGTCCTTGGTGTTGAGAGCGGGAGTATTTCTTCCGATGTAGTACAGTACTTACGCCTTCCCCATTTTATCCTTGCTTTTGCTGTTGGATGGGGACTTGCTCTTTGCGGGACCGTCATGCAGGCTGTCATGAGGAACCCTTTGGCCGATCCTTATCTGCTGGGCATATCCTCAGGGGCTGGGCTTGGTGCGGTCATTGCCATGGCGCTGGGCGCCGATGCTTACTTGGGGGTACATGGTGTAAGTATGTGCGCCTTCTTGGGGGCTGTGGGAATTTCTTTAGCTATCCTTTTTGTTGCTTCTGCGGCGGGAAAAGGGGACAGCCTGACACTGCTTCTTGTGGGCTTTGCCATGAATGCTCTCTGCTCCGCGGCACTTAGTTTTATTATCCAGGCTATGGCGGATACTCATAAAACAAAGTCGGTCCAGTTTTGGCTGATGGGAAATATTATGGCGGACAGCTGGACGGATATCGGGATCTTGGCAGGCATTATTGCGGCAGGAAGTATTTTCTTTATGGGACAGAGAAGAATTCTTGACCTCATGCTTATCGGTGATGAGCTTTCCCTCAGTATGGGAAGGAATCTGGCGGTATACAGGAAAATATATATACTGGTTGTTGCCGTTTTAGTGGGCTCTATCGTTTACGTGGCGGGCATGGTCGGTTTTATCGGCCTTATCATTCCCCACATGGTAAGGATGGCGGCGGGAAGCGGGCACAAATCCCTTATTCCTTTGGCGGGCCTTGCAGGTGGCTGTTTCATGGCGTGGGCTGATGTATTGGGACGCAACCTTATAAATGGTACAGAACTCCCTGTCGGAATCATGGCTGCAGTCTGCGGCGCACCTTTCTTTGCATGGCTGCTTCTTGGCGGGAAGTATGGAGGCCGGCCATGA
- a CDS encoding type II toxin-antitoxin system HicB family antitoxin has protein sequence MKYFYPAIFTLDRKKNEFRAVFPDLTGCAVKAESMAEAARKAREALGMALMELEEKGIEFPAASDECVLQRAYPCCQVGVVLLDMDVYRAYREYRMEQAELDSAEWAEKSKRRRLTLFQKVFGGR, from the coding sequence ATGAAGTATTTTTATCCGGCCATTTTTACCTTGGATAGAAAAAAGAATGAATTCCGCGCGGTGTTTCCTGATTTGACAGGGTGTGCCGTGAAAGCGGAATCTATGGCGGAGGCTGCGCGGAAAGCGCGGGAAGCTCTCGGTATGGCTCTTATGGAACTGGAAGAAAAGGGAATCGAGTTTCCGGCGGCTTCTGATGAATGTGTTCTTCAGCGTGCTTATCCCTGCTGCCAGGTGGGCGTGGTGCTTTTGGATATGGATGTGTACCGCGCATATCGCGAGTATCGGATGGAACAGGCGGAATTGGATTCTGCTGAATGGGCGGAGAAATCTAAACGCCGCCGCCTTACACTGTTTCAGAAAGTTTTTGGAGGCAGATAG